In one window of Kiritimatiellia bacterium DNA:
- a CDS encoding DUF3857 domain-containing protein, producing the protein MIRCTPASTALLLLPLFIARNVSAWLAIDPTAARRLAEQCDPAFIANADLVVLDQFERARYGPDGTSTSWYENCTLVLTEKGRRDLAELSIRFLSMYSTIEVARVELVRPDGRHEPVDMSRTTRVAIHADQMAENIYDPDIKVLAIGVPGIETGDVVCVSLVERRHRTRIPGHWFDLCMLEGESPLLRAVYEVEAPTERPLRHLALRGGPAGHVRYEEEPWAGGTRHRWIATNVPRMFPEPRMPEPGGVLQRVLVSTCSDWPEVSRWYWNLCRPRMTPDDTLRQQVRNLVGDRPDERTRADVLFTFVSQHIRYLGITAETEAPGYEPHDVTLTLRQRHGVCRDKAALLAAMASEAGLRGFPVLIHAGMSLDPEVPLPYFNHAIAAIRFSDDTTALLDPTDEASRDWLPAYLAHRSYLIATPVGEPLRISPIPPAESNLVRLVTESRLGPDGRLLGRCAAVFLGINDNAYRNYLARRSTTERRRFFETVAQSALPGCRIRALTLDPPDLRDRSRPLRAEWEFEAPAPAVLTGEIALLSPPSFARAFGVIHRELDALSLEHRRYPLRLRSTGGVDETCQVETTRLPMPPLHVPPPHRVELPTVRSAVDWEVDGNILRRHHRWTFHAIEIAPEAYRQFRDAVRALVSEQRRRVVFRASPAPSASSAAPPDPPPAAPDLDIQRHITDVVWIGPGAWMVTNEVEQVLLTYAGVKNAAELKLPFLERHDEPRVLLAEVITPEGTTNVPAPRDLQIMDQPWTAGAPRYPAGRLLVAGLPAVAPGARIRYRTLLTVRNRPFFAEAPVLAGRDPVRERIVRLYAPTGIALRVVEPSAAKLARREDYIRNGMQVQAWRILQIPATAREPSEPPPWLAGRCWIFSDGDWAGYARQLRERLEQAASQSREVTEHARAIAPTTLPLKDRLRLIRDAVILRVRAAGPSPTSLPSDALTPADRVWADGYGHSADRAIVLMAMLRAIELSPEWLLATPVPGSAAPHAPFCEAPWLSPFDRVLLRVPLPDGSAVLLNDTDQYAVIGASPSRGSLALDLVDGRIITLPDPPELSDRTEIEFQIALNADGSARVLRRTRFYGMHHADHVRQLCELTPEELRRRDLAELAEIALDADPDGPPLHILNEHPAVEELRFRIASLAQRAGVWWHLEPPLPLTTIPGVQGERRTQPLYWEKPFRETITIPIRPPPAFAAFPDLPIPMAWSDPGSGTIQVSVARGADGTLSYTLQTALAAGLHPPSAFDKLLNVLQRLRHPASRTWAGRVAAPTP; encoded by the coding sequence TCGAGGTCGCCCGGGTCGAGCTCGTACGGCCGGACGGCCGGCACGAGCCGGTCGATATGTCGCGCACCACCCGTGTTGCAATTCACGCCGATCAGATGGCGGAGAACATCTACGACCCCGACATCAAAGTGCTCGCCATCGGGGTGCCGGGCATCGAAACGGGCGACGTTGTATGCGTCTCGCTTGTCGAGCGACGGCATCGAACGCGAATTCCCGGCCATTGGTTTGATCTTTGCATGCTCGAAGGCGAATCTCCCCTTCTGCGTGCGGTGTATGAGGTCGAGGCGCCGACCGAACGGCCGTTGCGCCACCTCGCGCTACGAGGCGGGCCGGCCGGCCATGTCCGCTATGAAGAAGAACCCTGGGCGGGCGGAACGCGGCACCGCTGGATCGCCACCAACGTGCCCCGGATGTTCCCGGAACCGCGCATGCCCGAGCCCGGTGGAGTCCTGCAGCGAGTGCTGGTGAGCACCTGCTCCGACTGGCCGGAAGTCTCCCGCTGGTACTGGAACCTGTGCCGCCCTCGCATGACGCCGGACGATACGCTTCGGCAACAGGTGAGGAACCTCGTCGGAGACCGGCCCGACGAGCGCACCCGCGCCGATGTGCTGTTCACCTTCGTATCACAACACATTCGTTACCTCGGCATCACCGCGGAAACCGAAGCGCCCGGCTACGAACCCCACGACGTGACCCTCACGCTTAGACAGCGTCACGGCGTCTGTCGCGACAAAGCGGCACTGCTGGCCGCGATGGCCTCCGAGGCGGGTCTGCGTGGTTTTCCCGTGCTCATCCACGCCGGCATGTCACTCGATCCCGAGGTGCCTCTCCCCTATTTCAACCACGCAATCGCCGCGATTCGTTTTTCGGACGACACGACCGCGCTGCTCGACCCGACCGACGAGGCCAGCCGCGACTGGCTGCCGGCCTACTTGGCTCACCGCAGCTACCTGATCGCGACCCCCGTTGGAGAGCCCCTACGGATATCCCCGATCCCCCCCGCTGAATCCAACCTCGTCCGTCTCGTCACCGAAAGCCGTCTCGGTCCGGATGGGCGGCTGCTCGGTCGCTGCGCGGCAGTCTTCCTTGGCATCAATGACAATGCCTACCGCAACTACCTCGCGCGCCGCAGCACGACGGAGCGCCGTCGCTTCTTTGAAACGGTCGCCCAGTCCGCGCTGCCCGGTTGCCGAATCCGTGCACTCACCCTCGATCCCCCCGACCTGCGCGATCGAAGCCGTCCGCTGCGCGCCGAATGGGAGTTTGAGGCGCCGGCCCCCGCCGTGCTGACCGGGGAGATCGCGCTTCTCTCTCCGCCCTCCTTTGCACGCGCGTTCGGCGTGATCCACCGCGAACTGGATGCGCTCTCGCTTGAACATCGCCGCTACCCGCTCCGCCTTCGCTCGACGGGCGGCGTGGACGAGACTTGTCAGGTAGAAACAACCCGTCTTCCCATGCCTCCGCTCCATGTGCCCCCACCGCACCGAGTCGAGCTGCCGACGGTGCGATCGGCCGTCGATTGGGAGGTGGATGGCAACATCCTGCGGCGACATCACCGGTGGACGTTCCACGCGATCGAGATTGCGCCCGAAGCCTACCGACAATTTCGCGACGCCGTTCGTGCGCTGGTCAGTGAACAGAGGCGACGCGTGGTCTTTCGCGCATCTCCGGCTCCGTCCGCTTCGTCCGCCGCCCCGCCCGACCCTCCGCCCGCCGCGCCGGACCTCGACATCCAGCGTCACATCACTGACGTGGTTTGGATCGGCCCCGGCGCATGGATGGTCACCAACGAGGTCGAACAGGTACTTCTCACCTACGCTGGCGTCAAAAACGCCGCTGAGCTGAAACTGCCCTTCCTCGAACGCCACGACGAGCCGCGGGTGCTGCTGGCGGAGGTGATCACCCCGGAGGGTACGACGAATGTTCCCGCTCCACGGGATCTGCAAATCATGGACCAGCCCTGGACCGCGGGCGCACCACGCTACCCCGCCGGGCGTCTCCTTGTGGCGGGCCTCCCCGCTGTCGCGCCGGGGGCGCGGATTCGATACCGCACGCTGCTGACGGTGCGAAACCGCCCCTTTTTCGCGGAGGCGCCGGTGCTTGCCGGCCGTGACCCGGTTCGAGAGCGAATCGTTCGCCTGTATGCGCCGACCGGCATCGCACTCCGCGTCGTCGAACCGTCCGCGGCAAAACTTGCCCGGCGGGAGGACTACATCCGTAACGGTATGCAGGTGCAAGCCTGGCGCATACTCCAAATTCCCGCCACCGCTCGCGAGCCCTCCGAACCCCCGCCATGGCTCGCTGGACGCTGCTGGATCTTCAGCGACGGCGACTGGGCCGGCTACGCGCGCCAGCTCCGGGAAAGGTTGGAGCAGGCAGCCTCGCAAAGCCGCGAGGTCACGGAACACGCCCGCGCAATCGCACCCACCACGCTACCGCTGAAGGACCGCCTGAGGCTCATCCGCGACGCGGTCATTTTGAGGGTCCGCGCCGCGGGCCCGTCCCCCACCTCCCTGCCGTCCGACGCGCTCACTCCCGCGGACCGTGTCTGGGCGGACGGCTACGGCCACAGTGCCGATCGCGCCATCGTCCTCATGGCGATGCTCCGCGCGATTGAATTGTCTCCCGAATGGCTGCTCGCCACCCCTGTCCCAGGGAGCGCCGCCCCGCACGCTCCCTTCTGCGAGGCACCCTGGCTGTCTCCCTTCGACCGGGTGCTGCTCAGGGTTCCTCTCCCGGACGGCTCCGCCGTCTTGCTCAATGATACCGACCAGTACGCCGTGATCGGCGCCTCTCCCTCTCGGGGCTCGCTCGCACTGGACCTTGTCGATGGGCGCATCATCACCCTTCCCGATCCACCCGAGCTGAGCGACCGTACCGAGATCGAGTTTCAGATCGCGCTCAACGCGGACGGGTCTGCGCGCGTCCTGCGGCGAACCCGCTTCTACGGCATGCACCACGCCGATCATGTTCGCCAACTCTGCGAGCTGACGCCGGAAGAACTCCGACGCCGCGACCTCGCGGAACTCGCCGAGATCGCGCTCGACGCGGATCCCGATGGCCCGCCTCTTCACATTCTCAACGAACATCCAGCGGTCGAAGAGCTTCGCTTTCGCATCGCCTCCCTCGCTCAGCGCGCGGGTGTGTGGTGGCATCTTGAGCCGCCGCTGCCGCTGACGACCATCCCCGGTGTTCAGGGAGAACGGCGGACCCAGCCGCTGTACTGGGAGAAACCCTTTCGCGAAACTATTACCATTCCCATCCGCCCCCCGCCGGCATTCGCCGCTTTTCCGGACTTGCCGATCCCCATGGCATGGTCCGATCCGGGGTCGGGAACCATCCAAGTCTCAGTCGCGCGTGGCGCCGACGGCACACTCAGCTACACTCTCCAAACAGCTCTCGCAGCCGGCCTTCACCCTCCTTCTGCGTTCGACAAGCTGCTAAACGTGTTGCAACGTCTGCGCCATCCGGCATCGAGAACGTGGGCGGGTCGTGTCGCCGCGCCCACCCCATGA
- a CDS encoding response regulator — translation MPKILIVDDDPGVLGFLQRVLNSTGCEIVSASAADAALKAIVDPEIQLVISDVYMPGEPHGIEFIRRLITLRPDCPLVAISGYPNPAFVEECRRLGVRDFLTKPFEMGFVREVVRRWLNSPVPGKGGGDESERA, via the coding sequence ATGCCGAAAATCTTGATTGTGGATGATGATCCGGGAGTTCTGGGCTTCCTCCAACGCGTCCTGAACTCCACAGGGTGTGAAATCGTTTCGGCATCAGCGGCGGACGCTGCGCTCAAAGCGATCGTGGATCCGGAAATTCAATTGGTAATCTCCGACGTATACATGCCCGGCGAACCTCACGGTATTGAGTTCATCCGGCGTTTGATTACGCTGCGCCCCGACTGCCCCTTGGTCGCCATCTCGGGCTATCCCAATCCGGCATTCGTCGAGGAATGCCGTCGGCTTGGCGTACGAGATTTTCTGACAAAACCGTTCGAAATGGGCTTTGTCCGCGAAGTGGTCCGCCGGTGGCTCAACAGCCCTGTACCCGGAAAAGGCGGAGGAGACGAGAGCGAACGTGCATAA
- a CDS encoding AAA family ATPase, whose protein sequence is MYLSHWNLREEPFQNVADPRFAYLSDQHQEGLARLIYIVQGRKLGGVLVGPYGVGKSMILELLARHVESQGTSKMVRLDVPPGGVDTLARQIGRALIPSMSFADVAAVLDAVRELVVATRPPFVHTVLAIDEAQLIRDSASLDFLHLLTNIRLPSTTGRTESAAFTIILAGHDQLVASIFREAALRQRLSMIWHLQPLNERQVIEYVEFRMRAAGGDIWVFDEDALREVALASGGIPRVINNLCDVALMMGYVMKATKITRQIVHQAVAEAGIERSVTSAVGAGEPA, encoded by the coding sequence ATGTACCTGTCGCACTGGAATCTGCGCGAGGAGCCCTTTCAGAACGTTGCTGACCCGCGTTTTGCCTATCTCTCCGACCAACACCAGGAGGGTTTGGCTCGCCTGATCTATATCGTACAAGGCCGCAAACTTGGCGGCGTACTGGTCGGACCGTACGGCGTCGGCAAGTCCATGATTCTGGAGCTTCTTGCCCGGCATGTCGAAAGCCAGGGCACCTCGAAAATGGTCCGACTGGACGTGCCGCCAGGCGGCGTCGACACACTGGCTCGCCAGATCGGCCGTGCGCTGATCCCATCAATGTCGTTTGCGGATGTGGCGGCCGTGCTCGATGCGGTGCGCGAGCTCGTCGTCGCCACTCGGCCACCGTTCGTGCACACTGTGCTCGCGATCGACGAGGCACAGTTGATTCGGGATTCCGCTTCCCTGGATTTCCTTCATCTGCTGACCAATATCCGGCTGCCTTCCACCACGGGACGAACCGAGTCCGCCGCATTCACCATCATCCTTGCCGGTCACGATCAACTCGTCGCCAGCATCTTCCGCGAAGCAGCTCTCCGTCAGCGACTCTCCATGATCTGGCATCTCCAGCCCCTCAATGAACGTCAGGTGATCGAGTACGTGGAATTCCGGATGCGCGCGGCCGGGGGCGACATCTGGGTGTTTGATGAAGACGCCCTGCGGGAGGTCGCGCTGGCCTCCGGAGGAATCCCGCGCGTCATCAACAATCTCTGTGACGTTGCGTTGATGATGGGATACGTGATGAAGGCGACGAAGATCACCCGGCAAATCGTGCACCAGGCCGTCGCCGAGGCCGGCATCGAGCGTTCCGTGACATCGGCGGTCGGCGCCGGAGAGCCCGCCTGA
- a CDS encoding RNA-binding protein, whose protein sequence is MATRLFVGNLSFDTTEDELRSLFEKSGQVVSCEIVLDKFSGRSRGFAFVQMASDDEASRAIADCNGYRLGGRALTVNEARPREERGPRGDFGGGGGRFERGRGRRF, encoded by the coding sequence ATGGCCACACGACTGTTCGTGGGGAATCTGTCCTTCGACACCACGGAGGACGAGCTGCGCAGCCTGTTCGAGAAGTCCGGGCAGGTGGTGAGCTGCGAGATCGTGCTCGACAAGTTCAGCGGGCGATCGCGCGGGTTCGCGTTTGTGCAGATGGCGTCGGATGACGAGGCGTCACGTGCGATCGCCGACTGCAACGGCTATCGGCTGGGCGGGCGTGCCCTGACCGTGAACGAGGCGCGTCCGCGTGAAGAGCGCGGGCCGCGCGGTGATTTCGGCGGTGGCGGTGGGCGGTTTGAGCGCGGCCGCGGGCGCCGGTTTTAA
- a CDS encoding pyridoxal-phosphate dependent enzyme, producing the protein MLPCGRAPLPERKAPGLARWAQWLGVPSDALRRVSLGEGGTALCWARTAGGAEVALKVEGQNPTGSFKDRGAAVLAAATLCRNLREVVEDSSGNAGVALAAYAARAGIRARVYVPEGASGTKVFQIALHGAQLIRVQGSRAAAAAAAIAEAESGVAYASHAYQPFQIAGYATIAFELVEQLDTLPGTVVAPVGQGGLLLGLHLGFMEIVGGEATRLPRLVGVQARCCAPLAHSSGVAGAEVAGRTCAEGICVERPVRTAELLGLARRGEVELAVVDEPDIRAGRAELGLRGFGVETTSAVVWRAIERGLEGGGWRDPVVGILTAHALKTPVM; encoded by the coding sequence GTGTTGCCGTGCGGTCGGGCGCCGCTGCCGGAAAGGAAGGCGCCGGGTCTGGCACGGTGGGCGCAGTGGCTGGGGGTACCTTCGGACGCGCTGAGGCGGGTATCGTTGGGAGAAGGGGGAACGGCGCTGTGTTGGGCGCGCACCGCCGGCGGGGCGGAGGTGGCGCTGAAGGTCGAGGGGCAGAACCCCACCGGATCGTTCAAGGATCGTGGTGCGGCGGTGCTCGCAGCGGCAACCCTCTGCAGGAACCTTCGCGAGGTGGTCGAGGATTCTTCCGGCAATGCAGGCGTGGCGCTTGCCGCGTATGCGGCGCGAGCGGGTATTCGCGCGAGGGTGTATGTGCCGGAAGGTGCCTCGGGCACAAAGGTGTTTCAGATTGCGCTGCATGGCGCGCAGTTGATCCGTGTGCAGGGGTCAAGAGCGGCGGCGGCCGCCGCCGCAATTGCGGAGGCGGAGAGCGGCGTGGCATATGCGAGTCACGCGTATCAGCCGTTCCAGATCGCGGGGTATGCAACGATCGCCTTCGAACTGGTTGAGCAGTTGGACACACTGCCCGGCACCGTGGTGGCGCCGGTGGGGCAGGGGGGGCTTCTACTGGGATTACACCTGGGATTCATGGAGATCGTGGGTGGTGAAGCAACCCGCCTGCCTCGTTTGGTCGGCGTGCAGGCGAGGTGTTGCGCACCGTTGGCGCACTCATCCGGTGTGGCGGGAGCGGAGGTGGCGGGCCGGACCTGCGCGGAGGGGATTTGCGTGGAGCGACCGGTCCGGACGGCGGAACTGCTCGGGCTGGCGCGGCGGGGGGAGGTTGAGCTGGCGGTGGTCGACGAGCCGGACATTCGTGCCGGTCGCGCGGAGCTGGGCTTGCGTGGCTTCGGCGTCGAGACGACCTCGGCGGTGGTTTGGCGGGCGATCGAGCGCGGTCTGGAGGGGGGTGGGTGGCGAGATCCCGTGGTGGGGATTCTGACCGCGCACGCGCTGAAGACACCGGTAATGTGA
- a CDS encoding lactonase family protein, producing the protein MWHIHQRVMVISAAAMTAGVAAAGHVLIGTYSRRGSEGIYSAEFDPAAGRLSVPRPVAAATNASFLARHPSRPVVYAVYELNRYEGRAEGAVAAYAWRADGGLDLLVVRPTEGPVPCHLAVDPRGRWLVVANYADGSVAVFPLDSEGRPGARRQRIQHEGCGPNTRRQQGPHAHGVTFDQRGDWCWIPDLGADAVFGYRVTDAGLKPSATATGRPPSGSGPRHFALHRNGRWAYSVNELTSSVTAYEWDAERGVLTARETVCALPPEFQGVSTAAEISIHPRAEWLYTSNRGHDSISRFRLDASGRPALMGHTATRGRTPRHFGVDASGRWLVVANQDTDNVVVFPLDEGTGALGEPTSEISVPAPVCVLWL; encoded by the coding sequence ATGTGGCACATCCATCAGCGGGTGATGGTGATTTCCGCCGCGGCGATGACGGCCGGTGTGGCGGCAGCCGGGCATGTTCTGATTGGGACGTATTCACGGCGCGGCAGCGAAGGAATTTATTCGGCCGAGTTTGACCCTGCCGCGGGGCGTCTGAGCGTTCCCCGCCCGGTCGCCGCGGCGACGAACGCGTCGTTTCTGGCGCGGCATCCGAGCCGGCCGGTGGTTTATGCGGTGTATGAGCTGAACCGGTACGAGGGGCGAGCGGAAGGCGCGGTAGCCGCATACGCTTGGCGGGCAGATGGTGGGCTGGACCTGCTCGTTGTGCGTCCCACGGAGGGGCCCGTGCCATGTCATTTGGCGGTGGATCCTCGGGGACGCTGGCTGGTGGTGGCCAACTATGCGGATGGGAGTGTCGCGGTGTTCCCGCTCGATTCGGAGGGGCGGCCGGGTGCGCGACGGCAGCGCATCCAGCACGAAGGCTGTGGGCCGAACACGCGTCGGCAGCAGGGACCGCATGCGCACGGGGTGACATTCGACCAGCGGGGCGATTGGTGCTGGATACCAGATCTGGGGGCCGATGCCGTTTTCGGTTATCGGGTGACGGACGCTGGGCTGAAACCATCCGCAACGGCCACCGGTCGGCCGCCGTCCGGATCCGGTCCTCGCCATTTCGCGCTGCATCGGAATGGCCGGTGGGCATATTCCGTGAACGAGCTGACATCCTCGGTGACGGCGTACGAATGGGATGCGGAACGTGGAGTGCTGACGGCGAGGGAGACGGTCTGCGCTCTTCCGCCGGAGTTTCAAGGCGTCAGCACCGCCGCGGAGATTTCGATTCACCCCAGAGCGGAGTGGCTCTACACCTCCAACCGGGGCCATGACAGCATTTCGAGGTTTCGCCTGGACGCAAGTGGACGGCCGGCACTGATGGGTCACACCGCCACAAGAGGCCGGACACCACGACATTTCGGGGTGGACGCCTCGGGGCGGTGGCTCGTGGTGGCGAATCAGGACACCGACAACGTGGTGGTGTTTCCGTTGGATGAGGGGACGGGTGCACTTGGTGAGCCAACAAGCGAGATCTCGGTGCCGGCGCCGGTGTGCGTGCTGTGGCTCTGA
- a CDS encoding sugar phosphate isomerase/epimerase yields MDTGFQVPGMNEIEQLELVRSLGFAGVTWSLGDPERLRRVGEHAERIGLRLIAVYTVAQLKRDALVPDPRVDGVLAAMRGLAPRLWLAIQSSDFARSSEAGDEPAVDGLRRLADRAAAAGVTISLYHHSGYWMERIEHAVRLARKTARPNVVVTFNLAHWLKTDGRNLAEHLDEAMPLLDSVTINGATVTNDTSWANLIQPLHRGTFDWAAVVRELDRRGFRGPICLQLWGIGGLKQDNLRNSIAAWRAAFP; encoded by the coding sequence ATGGACACCGGCTTCCAGGTGCCGGGCATGAACGAAATCGAGCAGCTAGAACTTGTGCGCAGCCTCGGCTTCGCCGGCGTGACCTGGTCACTCGGCGATCCGGAGCGTCTGCGCCGCGTCGGCGAGCACGCCGAGCGCATCGGCTTGCGACTGATCGCCGTGTACACGGTTGCGCAACTGAAACGGGACGCGCTGGTTCCCGACCCACGAGTGGATGGCGTGCTTGCCGCGATGCGCGGGCTCGCACCGCGTCTCTGGCTCGCGATTCAAAGCAGCGACTTCGCCCGATCTTCGGAAGCTGGAGACGAGCCGGCCGTGGATGGGCTTCGCCGGCTGGCGGACCGCGCCGCTGCCGCCGGGGTCACGATCTCGCTCTACCATCACAGTGGCTATTGGATGGAACGAATTGAACATGCCGTGCGACTCGCCCGCAAAACGGCGCGGCCCAACGTCGTCGTAACGTTCAATCTGGCCCACTGGCTCAAGACGGACGGTCGCAACCTGGCCGAGCACCTCGACGAGGCGATGCCGCTGCTGGACTCAGTTACCATCAACGGCGCGACCGTCACCAACGACACTTCCTGGGCCAACCTCATCCAGCCCCTCCACCGGGGCACGTTCGACTGGGCCGCCGTTGTCCGTGAACTTGACCGGAGAGGCTTCCGGGGCCCGATCTGTCTTCAGCTATGGGGCATCGGCGGGTTGAAACAGGACAATCTGCGGAACTCGATCGCGGCCTGGCGAGCGGCGTTTCCCTGA